One Brassica oleracea var. oleracea cultivar TO1000 chromosome C7, BOL, whole genome shotgun sequence genomic window carries:
- the LOC106303805 gene encoding probable dolichol-phosphate mannosyltransferase: MAEEKERKGDGKHKYSIIVPTYNERLNIALIVYLIFKHLRDVDFEIIVVDDGSPDGTQEIVKQLQHLYGEDRILLRARAKKLGLGTAYIHGLKHATGDFVVIMDADLSHHPKYLPSFIKKQLETNASIVTGTRYVKGGGVHGWNLMRKLTSRGANVLAQTLLWPGVSDLTGSFRLYKKSVLEDVISSCVSKGYVFQMEMIVRATRKGYHIEEVPITFVDRVFGTSKLGGSEIVEYLKGLGYLLLTT, from the exons ATGGCGGAGGAGAAGGAGAGGAAAGGAGATGGAAAGCACAAGTATAGCATAATCGTTCCTACCTACAACGAGCGCCTCAATATCGCCCTCATCGTCTACCTCATCTTCAAGCATCTCCG GGATGTTGATTTTGAGATAATTGTTGTGGATGATGGGAGTCCTGATGGCACACAAGAAATCGTCAAGCAACTTCAGCACTTGTATGGTGAAGACCGCATT CTTCTAAGAGCTCGAGCCAAGAAGCTTGGTTTGG GAACTGCGTATATCCATGGTTTGAAGCATGCTACAGGTGATTTCGTCGTAATCATGGATGCTGATCTTTCGCATCAT CCAAAGTATTTACCAAGTTTCATCAA GAAACAACTAGAGACAAATGCAAGTATAGTAACGGGTACACGATATGTGAAAGGTGGTGGTGTACACGGGTGGAATCTTATGCGTAAACTCACAAGCAGAGGAGCGAATGTGCTAGCTCAAACACTTTTATGGCCTGGTGTATCTGATTTAACCGGATCCTTCCG GCTATACAAGAAATCTGTGCTTGAGGACGTGATAAGTTCATGTGTGAGTAAAGGTTATGTCTTTCAGATGGAGATGATTGTTCGTGCTACCAGAAAAGGATACCATATTGAAGAG GTGCCGATCACTTTTGTGGATAGAGTCTTTGGAACTTCGAAGCTGGGAGGATCTGAAATAGTGGAATATCTAAAAGGGCTCGGCTATCTTCTCCTAACGACTTAA